In the genome of Pontibacter actiniarum, the window CATCTACTACAACGAAACGGCCAACAATTACACGTTGTACCTCACATCAGGCAAGCAGCTCAAGAAAATGCAGTTTCGCGTGGGGGAGTAGGATAAAGAGCAGAAAAAGCTTAGCTTACACTAGGCTTCTTAACTTACGCAATACCTTATCCCTACAACCCACTTTATGCAAAGACCTGTACTTTTACTCTTTATCATCGGCATATTAGTATGTAGCTGTTCCAGGTCCGATACGCCGGCGCCTGTAGCCTTTGCTGACTTCAAAACAGTTGCTCATTCACATCTGATAGACATAGAAGAGCATACAGCAGACCGAACTGTAGGTGGAGCCGCTGATTTTGTGTACAAGGGAGGAAAACCATTGAAGCGGATAGGGGGAGGCGTACAGATGGGGGGTGTGCTATGGAGACATTCTGGCTTTTATGACACGGTCATGTACACCGCTCCAAACCTCATCACCATCGTCTCAAAAGAGAACCTTGATGATTACAACGGGCACCCGAATAAAAGGGAAATTATACTTGAAAACGGACTTGTAAAGCAAAAGATCACGTATGATGATGCTTACTTCTGGTCATACACAGACACAATAGACTATTACTACGACGCCGCACGACGGCTGCAACGCACCCGGCAGCGCACGAAACACTACGTTATAGAAAGAAACTATGCTTTTGACGCTAAGGGTAACCTGAGAAGCATACTGGGTGAAAAGAAGGACAGGTACGATAACACTGTCGTTGGAACAACCGAGGAGCATTTTGGCGGTTACGATGATAAGCCCAACCCCTTAAAGGGAATATGTTTGTGGCAGGACCTGCTGTACCTTACCTTGTCTGCCAACAACTTCACGTCCTATTCCTACAGGGGAGATAAAGGCTTCAGGGATATCACCTGGACCTTAGCCTATGATGAGAACGGCAACGCGGACTTCTCAAAGTAGCACCGCAACCCTAACCAAAAGTAAGCCCGTCAAAAGCTCCTGAACCAGCCCTTTTTGTAGAAGAAGTACAGCTGCAGCAAGATAAGTGTGCTCATCAGGCTCAGCAGGATGGGGTACGAGTACGGCTCGTACAGCTCCGGCATGCTGTACGGCATCACGTGTCCAGTCTCCGGGTTCTCCCGCGAAAAGTTCATCCCGTAGAGCCCTACAATAAAGCTTAGCGGGATAAAGATGCTGGAGATAATGGTCAGCACCTTCATGATCTCGTTCATGCGGTTACTCACCGTGGACATGTACAGCTCCACCAAACTGGAGGTCATTTCCTTGTGGTTGTCCACCAGGTCTATGAGCTGCACGGCATGGTCGTAGGCATCGCGGAAGTAGACCTTCATGCTGTCGGGAATGGTGTCTTCGTCCATGCGCAGCAGCTCGTTCATCAGGTCGCGCTCGGGCCAGCTGATGCGGCGCAGCTTCACCAACTCGCTTTTCAGGTCCAGGATCTGGGTGAGTGTAGCCTTAGAAGGCTCGCGGAGCACCTGCGTTTCCAGGTCCTCGATGTACATGCCGATGTCCGCCATTACCGGGAAGTAATAATCAAGCACCACATCGAGTATGGCGTAGGCCATGTACATGGTGGGCCGCTGCCTGATAACGCCCCTGCCTATGCGGATGCGCTCACGCAGCGGGTCCAGGCAGTCGCCGTAATCGCTCTGCAGGCTGAGCACATAGTTTGTGCCCGTAAACAGCGAGAGCTGCACATCGTCCAGCGTTCTGAACTCGGGCGACCAGCGCAGCATGCGGGTAATGATAAAGAGCCGGTTGTGGTCAAACTCCTCCACTTTGGGCCGCTGGTAGTCGTTAATCACATCTTCCATCTGCAGGGAGTGCAGCCCGAAGTCCTGTATTATCTGCTCCAGCACCGCCTGGTCGGCGTACCCCCGAATATCGATCCAGTGGCGCGCGTCCGGCTGCGACTTCACTTTGTGCAGCAGCTCCTGGTAGGTCTTCAGCTCCACTTCCTCAAACAGGTGCTCGTTAAACGACATCAGGAAAAAGCGCGGCGCATAGGCCTCGGTAGGAATCGCCAAAGTGCCCGGGCGGGTACCGGCCTTGCGTTCGAGTATTTTATTTCGTTTGCGGGTGTGCTTGTGCTTGGCCATGCTACAGGTTAACGTGTTTAGATTTAGCGGCGCTGAAAGTTAACGGACTTATAAAGTTAATGAATTTACAGTCCCTCACCGAGTACTGCTACGCTGACGCCCTCCATTTCCTCTAACCTGGTGGTGATTTCCTCCTGCAGCTGGCGGCGCACCTCCAGCGTCAGGCGGCAATCGAGCTCAAACTGCTGGTCGCGCACGTTCAGGTCGTACTCCTTCACCAGGCTCATGACGTCGTTCATCTGTGGATAGGCATAGTGTGCCTGCAGCAGCACTGTCTCGTGCTTTTCCACGATGCTGGCGCCTGCCAGCGCCTCGGCGGTGGATACTTTGTAGGCGTTGATGAGGCCGCTCACGCCCAGCTTGGTACCCCCGAAGTAGCGCACAACCACCACCAGCACATTGCTGAGCCCGGCTGAGCGGATCTGGCCCAGGATAGGGTCGCCGGCGGAGTGGTTTGGCTCCCCGTCATCGTTGGCGCGGTAGCGGCTCTGGTCGGCCCCCAGGATATAGGCGTAACAGTGGTGGCGGGCATCGTAGTACTTCTTCCGCAGCTCGGCCAGCACCTCCTTCACCTCCTCTTCAGTGTATACCGGGTAGGCCAGCGCGATAAACTTGCTCCCTTTCTCTTTGTACAGGCCCTCAGCGGGCGCCTCTATGGTTCTGTAGGTGTCCTCCATGTTTAAAACAGGTTAGCAATGATCTCCTGATACGAAATAAGTAGCAGCGCCAGCACAGCAAGCGCCAGCCCAAGCTTGTTCAGCGGGTTCAGCCTCTCCTTAAAAAGAATTGCCGCCCCCGCCGCCCCGGCCAGTATAATGCCGATGTTGTTGATGGGATAGAAGAAGGCTCCGTCGTTGTTGAAGTAGCGGAGGGCCTGTATCAGGAAAAAGATGGAAAAGAAGTTGGGCACGCCCAGCACCACGCCCGCCACAAAGCTGCGGCGCCGGAGGCTGGTCTTGTGCCGGGTGCGCTGGTAAAGTATAACTGCTCCGCCGATAACGGCCGAGGCGGCAAACGTGAGCATGGTAAACTGGCTGGCCTCGTGCGGCTGCAGGTGGTGCTGGTTCGTGTAGTTGATGAGCGAGTCGGCCACGCCGCTGTTCAGGAAAATAACCAGCGGGAGCACGACTGCCAGCACCAGCGGCACCCGGGTGCCCGCCTCGCCGGCCTCCTGCTGCCGTGGCCGCAGCGAAGAGAGCACGATGGCCACCAGCGCGGCCGCCATGCCGGTATAGTTGAGCCAGGTGTACTCTTTTACCGTGGTCTGCAGCACCAGCAGGCTAAACAGCACCGGAATCACGAGCGAGATCTTGGCCGCTACAGAGGCCACGGTTACCCCCACTTTCTGCGCAGTGACGGCAATCAGATAAAACGTGACGATAAAGATAAAGCCAAGCGCCATGGCATAGTAGGCCCAGGTGCGGGAAAAGATCTCCGGCTGCAGCACATCTGCGCCTCCCGGGAAGCAGAGCCCCACCAGCACGCACACTCCGTAGTTAACAGCGATCGCCTGCATGGTGTGCACATTGTAACGCTCGTAGAGCTTAAAAATAAAGATAAGAGATGCGCTACAGAAAATGCTCAGTAATAAGTATAGCATGTGCCCGGTTTGAGTGCTGCAAAAGCTGCAAGTTAGCCAAAGGTAAAAATTATAGCTATCTCTCCGAAATGGATTACATTTGCAGCAGTACCAAAGGACAACGTTTTGCCAGCCAAACCACACCTGCTTTCCTTCGACTGCATTGGCAGCCCCCACGCCGGCTACATCACCAGCACGCAGTTGGCCAAGAATATTCCCTTTGAGATAAAGCGGGTGTTCTGGACGCAGGCAACACCTCCCACCGTGGCGCGTGGGCACCACGCCAACATGGCTACCGAGGAAGTACTGGTTGCCCTGAGCGGAAGTATACAGGTGCTGACGGACACTGGGCGGGAGCAGCAGGAGTTTGAGCTGGCGCACCCGCAGCAGGGGCTGTACATACCGGCCATGTGCTGGACTGAGCTGCACTTCTCCGAAGGCGCCACCGCCCTCTGCCTGGCCTCTACCGACTTCAGCGAAACGGACTATATCCGCGATTACGACCGTTTTCTGAAGCTGGCTTCGCACAACGCCTTATAAAAATCGCCATGCAGCCACTCCCGTACTTTCAGTTCAGAGATTTCCCGGCAGGGCTGGAGGCCCAGGTACAACAGGCCCTGGCTGAGGCTGTAGCCGCAAAGCAGTATGTGCTGGGGCCGCAGGTACAGGCTTTCGAAGGTGAGTTTGCCAGGTTTATAGGTGCAGGTTCAGCCGTGGGGGTCGGAAACGGATACGATGCCCTCGTCATTGCCTTAAAAGCCCTGGGTATAGGGCCGGGGGATGAGGTGGTGCTGCCGGTACACACCTTTATTGCCACGGTTAACGCGGTGCTGCAGGTCGGGGCGAAGCCAGTGCTCGCCGAGCCAGACAGGTACACTTACAACTTAACAGCCGATACCGCCGCCAGGCACCTCAGCCCCCGGACAAAAGCGGTACTTCCGGTGCATCTTTACGGGCAGGTGTGCGAGATGGACGAGCTGCTGCAGGTGGCGCAGCTGCAGGGTATAAAAGTGCTGGAGGACGTTGCCCAGGCCCACGGCGCAACCTACAAAAGCAGGCTGGCCGGAAGCTTTGGCGATGCCGCCGCCTTCAGCTTCTACCCCACAAAGAACCTGGGTGCCGTAGGCGATGCCGGAGCAGTGGTAAGCTCGGATGCCTCTGTGGCCGCCTTCGCCCGCAAGTACAGAAACTACGGGGAGGCGCAGAAGTACCGCTCGGAGCAGGTCGGGGTTAACTCGCGGCTGGATGAGCTGCAGGCGGCCGTGCTGCGGGTAAAGCTGCCGCACCTGCAAGCGCTCAACACGGAGCGGCAGCGGTTGGCGCACGTGTACCTGCAGGAGCTGCAGCAAACCGGAGACATCATTCTTCCCGTGTCGGTACCGGGCTGCGGCCACGTGTACCATATCTTTAACATCCGCACCAGGCACCGGGATGCCTTGCAAGTATACTTGCAGGAGCAGGGCATTGGGGCCGCGGTTCATTACCCTGTGCCGGTGCACCAGCAGCCAGCCTATACTTTCCTGGGGTATAAGGCCAGTGATTTTCCTGTAGCCGAGGAGCTGGCCAACACCAGCCTCAGCCTTCCGCTTTTCCCCGGCCTCACGGAGCTGGAGCAGGAGCGGGTGCTAGAGGCGGTAAAGCGCTTCTGCAGGAAAAGGTAAGGAGAGCACTTTGTCGCGCCCTCCCGCGGCGGCGCTGTGTCTGCGCTGCAGGCAACATGCGTGCAAAGGCCGGCCGTAGCCCCAAGGGCTAGCATAAACCACCCCTGCCCGGATAAAGCACGCGCACATTCGCGCCAGAATGCCTATCTTCGCCTATGACCCCATTGCCGCTTGTCTCCATCGTCTGCCTGTGCTACAACCATGAGCGCTTTCTTCGCCCCGCCCTGGACTCGGTGCTGGCGCAGACCTACCCCAACCTGGAGATCGTTATCGTAGACGACAGTAGCACCGACGGCAGCGTCAGAATCATAGAAGAATACCTGCAGCAGCACCCGCGGCTCCGCTTTATCAGCACCGGGACGAACCTGGGCAACACGAGGGCATTTAACAAAGGCTGGCGCGCCAGCCGGGGCCGCTTTGTGTTAGATTTCGCCACGGATGATGTGCTGCTGCCCGACCGGGTAACACAGCAGGTGGAGCAGTTCCAGCGCCTCGGCCCTGGCTATGGGGTGGTCTACTCAGATGCCGAGTACATTTCAGACGATGGCCAGCACCTGTACTTGCACAGCCAGAAGTATACAGCGGCGCCGGACGGCAATGTGTTTGCCGATGTGCTGCGGCGCTACTTTATCTGCCCGCCTACCATGCTGATGCGCCGCGAGGTGCTGGAGGACCTGCAGGGGTACGACGAGGCACTGGCCTATGAGGACTTCGACTTCTGGGTGCGGTCGGCCCGGAAGTACCAGTACGCTTATCTGCCGCAGGTAACCACGCAGCGGCGGGTGCACCAGCACTCTCTCTCCAGTGGCTGGTACCAGAAGGGCAACCGCTTGCTGGCGTCTACGGTGCAGGTATGCGAGAAAGCCGCCCGGTTGATACAAACCCCTGAAGAGCGGGAGGCGCTGGCTGTCAGGCTAAAGTATGAGGCGCGGCATGCTTACCTCTCCGGTAATTTTACAGAGGCCGGTCAGCTGCTGGGAATGCTGAAAAACCTACTGGGCCAGCCCCCTTTTATGTACCGTTTTATAAGCCTCTTAAACAGGGGTAAAATAGATCTGGGTTTCCTGCGGGCCCTTTATTACCGCTGGCGTTACGGGCGCTAGTTACAGGCTTTTTCCTTACAGCGAATCATTTTATCCGCCCAAACGGTATACAATATATACCACAACTGGTAATAGGCCAAAGAGGCCTAAAACAATGCATACTAGGCGCTTTTATTACCAAATTGTTTCTCACCTGATAACAATGTTGGTTTAAATAAGTATATTTGGCAACCAAACAAACAACAATAAGATGATTACAGCAGCACTCGCCTCACGTGGAGAAGTGATAAAATGGATGGAAGACTTCGTGGCAGAAAAGATGTCCGAGTTTCTTAAATCGGTAGAGGATAGCTGGCAACCTGCAGACCTTTTACCGGATGCAACACTGGATAATTTCCTGGATGAGATAAAGGATCTGCGAGAGAGAGCCCGTGATCTGAGCTACGATTTACTGGCTGTTTTAGTAGGGGATACCATAACTGAAGAGGCGCTGCCGACTTACGAAAGTTGGCTGATGACCATAGATGGACTGCCACAGGACCCGAACGGGCCGTGGATGAAGTGGAACCGCAGCTGGACAGCGGAGGAGAACCGTCACGGCGATATCCTGAACCGCTACCTTTTCCTGAGCGGGCGCATTAACATGCGCGAGATGGAGGCCTCTACCCAATACCTGATCGCGGACGGGTTCGACCTGCAGACAGACAGCGACCCGTATCGCTCGTTTGTGTACACCTCGTTTCAGGAAACGGCCACCAATATTTCGCACCGCCGCGTAGCCCAGCTGGCTAAAAAGCAAGGCGACAACCTGCTGGCCAAAATGTGCGGCCACGTGGCTGCCGACGAGGCGCGCCATGCCAAGGCCTACAAAGCGTTTGTGGGGAAAATATTTGAGGCAGACCCTAACGAGATGATGCTGGCCTTCGAAGACATGATGCGCAAGAAGATTGTTATGCCGGCGCACTACATGCGGGAGCTGGGTGTGGAGATGGGTAAAACCTTCGGCCACTTTACCGACGCAGCGCAGCGCCTGGGCGTTTATACTTCCTCTGACTACACAGACATCCTGGACGGGCTGATTAAGGAGTGGAAGATTGAGGGCCTCACAGGCCTGAACGAAGCCGGAGAGCGTGCCCGCGACTATGTAATGGCCCTGCCAGCACGCCTTAAGCGCGTGGCAGACCGTATGAAAGCCCCGACGCTGGAGTACAAGTTCCGCTGGATCGCCTAAGGGCTTTCCTAAAAAGTACAGACTTACGTCCGACACAAATGCCCTGGCTATACGTTGTAGCCCGGGCATTTGCTTTTCAGGCCCTGGCCTCCGGCTTAGTCTTTCAGCGTCACGCCTCTCCCGAAGGCAAAGTAGCCTCTAATGTCGCTGTTGCCCTCCGGCGGCTCGGAGTAAGACCAGGCGGCGTCCAGCTCTACCCGCCCGTTTACCTGTACATGGTAATAGGTGGGGTGGTTCTGCTGATGCCCCACCGGTTGCGCGTTGCTTCGCTCCAGGTAGTCGTGTTTAACCGTGTTTGGCGGAAAGTACTGCTCCCCGTTCACCTCAATTGTGTCGTCGCTGTCTGCAACTACCACGTTGTTCCATATCGCTTTCATCGTTTCCTGCGTTTTATAGTGAGAGTATGCTATACTCTTTTTACTTGTATCGCCCGGCAATAGTTTGTGGGCCGGGGCAGGGAAAGGAGTATGGGGCGTGCCAACGGCGCTTTCAATTAAAAAAAGAACATTGCACCTGCCGTGTTTGTTATGTTACAGATTTACTTCTCTAAACTATGGCTATAGGATATCGATTTACAGAGTTTGTACCGCCTCAGGATGATAAACCCGGGTTCGACTCGCTGCTCAAGATCTTTATGCAGCTGGTCACGATTACGTCCGGCGACGTGGGGGAGGCGCTGAACTGGCTCAGCTCCCTGGATAAGCAGTACAAGCTGACGGGGGATGAGTACGGCATCGGCGATTTTATTGAGGACCTGAAGAAGAAAGGCTACCTGGACGAGAACCCGCAGGAGGGCGGCAGCCTGCAGCTCACCGCCAAGAGCGAGCAGAGCATTCGCAAAAGTGCGCTGGAGGAAATATTCGGGAAGCTGAAGAAAGGCGGCAAAGGCGGCCATGCCACGCCGCACACCGGTGTGGGCGATGAGGCCAGCGCTGACCGCCGGGAGTACCGCTTCGGTGATTCACTGGAGCAGATCTCCATGACTGACTCGCTGCGAAACGCCCAGGTGAACCACGGCATCGGCGACCTGCGGCTTACGGAGCAGGACCTGGAGGTGACGGAGACGGAGCACAAAACGCAGGCGTCCACGGTGCTGATGATCGACATCTCCCACTCCATGATCCTGTATGGCGAAGACCGCATTACCCCGGCCAAAAAAGTTGCCATGGCCCTGGCGGAGCTGATCCGCCAGAAGTACCCGAAAGACACGCTGGATGTGATCGTGTTTGGCAACGACGCCTGGCAGATTGAGGTGAAAGACCTGCCATACCTGGAGGTGGGGCCGTACCATACCAACACCGTGGCCGGCCTGGAGCTGGCGATGGACATCCTGCGCAAGCGGAAAACCCAGAACAAGCAGATCTTCATGATCACCGACGGCAAGCCAACCTGCCTGAAGGAAGGGCTGCGCTACTATAAGAACAGCTTCGGGCTGGACCGCAAAGTGGTGAACAAAACGCTGAACCTGGCAGCCCAGTGCCGCCGGATCAAGATTCCGATCACCA includes:
- the corA gene encoding magnesium/cobalt transporter CorA; protein product: MAKHKHTRKRNKILERKAGTRPGTLAIPTEAYAPRFFLMSFNEHLFEEVELKTYQELLHKVKSQPDARHWIDIRGYADQAVLEQIIQDFGLHSLQMEDVINDYQRPKVEEFDHNRLFIITRMLRWSPEFRTLDDVQLSLFTGTNYVLSLQSDYGDCLDPLRERIRIGRGVIRQRPTMYMAYAILDVVLDYYFPVMADIGMYIEDLETQVLREPSKATLTQILDLKSELVKLRRISWPERDLMNELLRMDEDTIPDSMKVYFRDAYDHAVQLIDLVDNHKEMTSSLVELYMSTVSNRMNEIMKVLTIISSIFIPLSFIVGLYGMNFSRENPETGHVMPYSMPELYEPYSYPILLSLMSTLILLQLYFFYKKGWFRSF
- a CDS encoding IMPACT family protein, encoding MEDTYRTIEAPAEGLYKEKGSKFIALAYPVYTEEEVKEVLAELRKKYYDARHHCYAYILGADQSRYRANDDGEPNHSAGDPILGQIRSAGLSNVLVVVVRYFGGTKLGVSGLINAYKVSTAEALAGASIVEKHETVLLQAHYAYPQMNDVMSLVKEYDLNVRDQQFELDCRLTLEVRRQLQEEITTRLEEMEGVSVAVLGEGL
- a CDS encoding sugar 3,4-ketoisomerase, whose product is MPAKPHLLSFDCIGSPHAGYITSTQLAKNIPFEIKRVFWTQATPPTVARGHHANMATEEVLVALSGSIQVLTDTGREQQEFELAHPQQGLYIPAMCWTELHFSEGATALCLASTDFSETDYIRDYDRFLKLASHNAL
- a CDS encoding DegT/DnrJ/EryC1/StrS family aminotransferase; this translates as MQPLPYFQFRDFPAGLEAQVQQALAEAVAAKQYVLGPQVQAFEGEFARFIGAGSAVGVGNGYDALVIALKALGIGPGDEVVLPVHTFIATVNAVLQVGAKPVLAEPDRYTYNLTADTAARHLSPRTKAVLPVHLYGQVCEMDELLQVAQLQGIKVLEDVAQAHGATYKSRLAGSFGDAAAFSFYPTKNLGAVGDAGAVVSSDASVAAFARKYRNYGEAQKYRSEQVGVNSRLDELQAAVLRVKLPHLQALNTERQRLAHVYLQELQQTGDIILPVSVPGCGHVYHIFNIRTRHRDALQVYLQEQGIGAAVHYPVPVHQQPAYTFLGYKASDFPVAEELANTSLSLPLFPGLTELEQERVLEAVKRFCRKR
- a CDS encoding glycosyltransferase family 2 protein; its protein translation is MTPLPLVSIVCLCYNHERFLRPALDSVLAQTYPNLEIVIVDDSSTDGSVRIIEEYLQQHPRLRFISTGTNLGNTRAFNKGWRASRGRFVLDFATDDVLLPDRVTQQVEQFQRLGPGYGVVYSDAEYISDDGQHLYLHSQKYTAAPDGNVFADVLRRYFICPPTMLMRREVLEDLQGYDEALAYEDFDFWVRSARKYQYAYLPQVTTQRRVHQHSLSSGWYQKGNRLLASTVQVCEKAARLIQTPEEREALAVRLKYEARHAYLSGNFTEAGQLLGMLKNLLGQPPFMYRFISLLNRGKIDLGFLRALYYRWRYGR
- a CDS encoding acyl-ACP desaturase, coding for MITAALASRGEVIKWMEDFVAEKMSEFLKSVEDSWQPADLLPDATLDNFLDEIKDLRERARDLSYDLLAVLVGDTITEEALPTYESWLMTIDGLPQDPNGPWMKWNRSWTAEENRHGDILNRYLFLSGRINMREMEASTQYLIADGFDLQTDSDPYRSFVYTSFQETATNISHRRVAQLAKKQGDNLLAKMCGHVAADEARHAKAYKAFVGKIFEADPNEMMLAFEDMMRKKIVMPAHYMRELGVEMGKTFGHFTDAAQRLGVYTSSDYTDILDGLIKEWKIEGLTGLNEAGERARDYVMALPARLKRVADRMKAPTLEYKFRWIA
- a CDS encoding DUF427 domain-containing protein, encoding MKAIWNNVVVADSDDTIEVNGEQYFPPNTVKHDYLERSNAQPVGHQQNHPTYYHVQVNGRVELDAAWSYSEPPEGNSDIRGYFAFGRGVTLKD
- a CDS encoding vWA domain-containing protein translates to MAIGYRFTEFVPPQDDKPGFDSLLKIFMQLVTITSGDVGEALNWLSSLDKQYKLTGDEYGIGDFIEDLKKKGYLDENPQEGGSLQLTAKSEQSIRKSALEEIFGKLKKGGKGGHATPHTGVGDEASADRREYRFGDSLEQISMTDSLRNAQVNHGIGDLRLTEQDLEVTETEHKTQASTVLMIDISHSMILYGEDRITPAKKVAMALAELIRQKYPKDTLDVIVFGNDAWQIEVKDLPYLEVGPYHTNTVAGLELAMDILRKRKTQNKQIFMITDGKPTCLKEGLRYYKNSFGLDRKVVNKTLNLAAQCRRIKIPITTFMIASDPYLQQFVDEFTKVNNGQAYYSSLKGLGHMVFRDYKQNRRKNF